The genomic interval AAGTTGCCGGTTTTGGGGTCGGCCGGGTCCACGCCCAGGCCGGTGACCTTGCCGTTGAGCACCACCTGCTTTTCAGCCGCAATGGTGGTGACCTGCGGTGCCTTGCCGGTGATGAAGCGGTAGGTGGCCTCGAACGCAGCGGGGGAGTACGACGTCTCGCGGTGGTCGATGCGCGGAATCACCACGTTGGTGGCGCCCTTGAGTTCGGGGCCTGCGGCGGTCACGTAGGTGGGCTTGCCTTTCTGGCCTATCCACAGACCGTCGGGCTGGGCGAACTTGTCGTTGTTGTCCGAGCGGATCGTCATCCATTTCACGGGGCCGCTCACCTCGTCGCCCGCCGCGTTCTTGGGAGCATTCAGCGCTTTGAGGAAGGGGCCCGTGCCCGAGAACTCGTTGCCTTCACGGAACCCCGGGATCGCCCACACGCCGTGGTTGGGCGTGCCGCCGAGGATCGCGTGGCTCACCGTCTTGTCGCCGCCGCCGTTGTAGATGTAGTTGCGGATGGCGTTGCCGCCGCGCGAGTTGCCCACCAGCACGACCTGGCGGGCGCCCGTGGCTTGGAGCACCTTGTCCACTTCGGCCTTGAGGTACGCCATGTGCTCGGCCGCCGACGTGCGGCCCGCCTGGGGTTTGGCGTCTTCGTCACGCGCCAGGGGGTAGGGCACGTCAATGGCGTGCAGGCGCTCGCGCGGCCAGCCGTTGGATTCAAACCGCCACACGGTGGTTTGCCACAGTGCGGCAGTGTCGCCGTTGCCGTGCACAAAGACGATGGGCGGCGCTTCGGCCAGATTGGGTCCCTTGGTGGCGCAACCGGCCAGGGCCAGGGTAGCTGCTGCAGCGGTTGCCAGCAGAAGAGATCGGCGTTGCAGCCAGAATTTGTTGTTCATGAAGGTGTCTCCGACAAGAAAAAATGCCCGCGGACAGGGAAATCCACGAGCATCGTTGGTGGGTGTGACGCGCCTGCGTCAGCTACCGTCAGGCAAACA from Acidovorax sp. FHTAMBA carries:
- a CDS encoding alpha/beta fold hydrolase — translated: MNNKFWLQRRSLLLATAAAATLALAGCATKGPNLAEAPPIVFVHGNGDTAALWQTTVWRFESNGWPRERLHAIDVPYPLARDEDAKPQAGRTSAAEHMAYLKAEVDKVLQATGARQVVLVGNSRGGNAIRNYIYNGGGDKTVSHAILGGTPNHGVWAIPGFREGNEFSGTGPFLKALNAPKNAAGDEVSGPVKWMTIRSDNNDKFAQPDGLWIGQKGKPTYVTAAGPELKGATNVVIPRIDHRETSYSPAAFEATYRFITGKAPQVTTIAAEKQVVLNGKVTGLGVDPADPKTGNFSNNLPLAGAQLEVYATDPATGARAGNALLRKTVGADGQWGPLAVPNGSPVEFVISAPGYATTHIYRSGFPRSSNLIHLRAERMAEADKGADSVVTLTRPRGYLDPARDKMLLDGAAPSGVPPGAGVASAKVKPSGGVRSIAGEFNGERVVGQTWPAAEGRAVMLELSH